The following proteins are encoded in a genomic region of Corylus avellana chromosome ca4, CavTom2PMs-1.0:
- the LOC132179345 gene encoding putative UDP-rhamnose:rhamnosyltransferase 1: MASKQFHVMMFPWMAFGHMIPFLELSKHLAAKGIRISFISTQTNLQRLPSIPSLLADNIKFVELSLPSVDGLPENCEATVDLQGEQIPYLKKACDGLKAPIENLIHKDPPHLILFDIIQCWIPETAAKFGVPCALFSAYSSSTLTFAGPPSELKSPNQRTKPEDFTVPPIWVPFPSLVSFRPDQAAEYFQHFYCPDITGMSTGQRVATTLEGCNFVSIRSCREFEGEYLSLLEELLRKPVLPVGLLPPSPRFGNNINHIDTNWSTTFNWLVKQTPKSVVFVGFGTEYKMPVEQVHELAYGLELSKLPFIWILRNPQGLSTSELLPSGFFDRISDRGMVSLGWAPQVEIMAHPAIGGCLFHAGWGSIIESLGFGHPQILMPMVADQNLNARLLVEKGIGLEVQRNPDGSFNRDAIAKSTRLVIVDREGEALRLKAAQMQGVFANQELHENYINHLIEFMGSYKKK; encoded by the exons ATGGCTTCCAAACAATTCCACGTCATGATGTTCCCATGGATGGCATTTGGCCATATGATCCCATTTCTTGAGTTATCCAAACACTTGGCAGCAAAGGGTATTCGGATTTCCTTCATTTCCACCCAAACAAACCTCCAGAGGTTGCCTTCCATACCTTCACTATTAGCAGACAACATAAAGTTTGTGGAGCTCTCACTGCCCTCAGTTGATGGCCTCCCAGAAAATTGTGAGGCCACCGTTGACTTGCAAGGAGAGCAGATTCCGTATCTAAAGAAGGCGTGTGATGGGTTAAAGGCACCAATTGAAAACTTAATCCATAAAGATCCCCCACACTTAATTCTATTTGATATCATCCAGTGCTGGATCCCTGAAACTGCTGCTAAATTTGGAGTGCCTTGTGCCCTTTTCAGCGCATATTCTTCAAGTACATTAACCTTCGCAGGGCCACCTTCTGAGCTGAAGTCCCCCAACCAACGAACCAAGCCTGAGGATTTCACGGTGCCACCAATATGGGTTCCTTTCCCTTCTCTTGTCTCCTTCAGGCCTGATCAGGCGGCAGAATATTTCCAACACTTTTACTGTCCCGACATAACAGGCATGTCAACCGGCCAACGCGTCGCTACAACTCTTGAGGGCTGCAACTTTGTTTCAATAAGAAGCTGTCGGGAGTTTGAAGGAGAATATCTAAGTCTCCTTGAAGAACTCTTACGAAAGCCAGTTTTACCTGTCGGATTACTCCCTCCAAGTCCGAGGTTTGGAAACAACATTAATCATATTGATACCAACTGGTCTACTACTTTCAACTGGCTGGTAAAACAAACACCCAAGTCTGTGGTTTTTGTAGGGTTTGGCACCGAGTACAAAATGCCCGTTGAACAAGTCCATGAATTGGCCTATGGGCTTGAACTCTCCAAGCTTCCTTTTATATGGATTCTCAGAAATCCCCAGGGGCTAAGCACCTCAGAACTTTTGCCTAGTGGGTTTTTTGATCGAATCTCTGACCGAGGCATGGTTTCGCTTGGTTGGGCGCCACAG GTAGAAATTATGGCTCACCCTGCAATTGGAGGGTGTCTCTTCCACGCTGGGTGGGGTTCGATTATCGAGTCGCTTGGTTTTGGACACCCACAAATTCTGATGCCCATGGTGGCTGACCAGAATCTGAATGCTAGGCTATTAGTGGAGAAGGGTATTGGTCTTGAGGTTCAGAGGAACCCAGATGGCTCATTCAATCGAGACGCCATTGCCAAGTCCACGAGGTTGGTGATAGTAGACAGAGAGGGAGAGGCACTAAGACTGAAGGCAGCTCAAATGCAAGGAGTTTTTGCCAACCAGGAGCTTCATGAGAACTACATAAACCATCTCATTGAGTTTATGGgctcttacaaaaaaaaatga
- the LOC132177987 gene encoding uncharacterized protein LOC132177987 gives MVAEEAVRKLALETEKDPTPYRLEWLKKGNEVIVSQRCLVTFSIVSRYKDKTWCDVVAIDACHLLLGRPWQYDRNVHHDGRNNTYSFLVDNVKLTILPNLGDKPKPSKGAGQNLLAKREFIKEMRDSNQVYVLVRKECTPTEEAVPEAMKGLVEELSDMFTKELPEELSPLRDIQHQIDLVLGSNLPNRPHYCMSPKEHEELRRQVEGLLSKGHIRESLSPCAIPAFLTPKKDGLWRMCVDSGTINKITVRYRFPIHRLDDLLDQLGQQYLQS, from the coding sequence ATGGTGGCAGAAGAAGCGGTCCGAAAATTAGCCCTTGAAACAGAAAAAGACCCTACACCATACCGCTTGGAGTGGCTCAAGAAGGGAAACGAGGTAATAGTATCCCAACGCTGCCTTGTGACTTTTTCAATTGTATCAAGATATAAAGACAAAACTTGGTGTGACGTGGTGGCCATAGATGCATGCCACTTATTGCTTGGAAGGCCATGGCAATATGATAGGAATGTTCATCATGATGGAAGGAATAACACCTATAGTTTTTTGGTGGACAATGTGAAACTCACTATTTTGCCTAATCTGGGAGACAAACCTAAACCTTCTAAAGGGGCGGGCCAAAATCTCTTGGCTAAGAGGGAATTCATTAAGGAGATGCGTGATTCCAATCAAGTATATGTCCTAGTTAGGAAGGAGTGCACTCCCACAGAGGAGGCAGTCCCAGAAGCAATGAAGGGATTGGTGGAGGAGTTATCCGATATGTTCACGAAAGAATTACCAGAAGAGCTATCGCCTCTTCGCGACATTCAACACCAAATCGACTTGGTACTCGGTTCTAATCTCCCCAACCGACCACACTACTGCATGAGTCCTAAGGAGCATGAAGAGCTACGCCGACAAGTAGAGGGGTTACTATCCAAGGGTCATATTCGGGAGAGCTTAAGCCCATGTGCAATTCCAGCTTTTCTTACACCTAAGAAAGATGGATTatggagaatgtgtgttgatAGCGGTACCATCAATAAGATTACAGTAAGGTATAGATTTCCTATTCATCGATTAGATGACTTACTAGATCAATTGGGGCAACAATATTTACAAAGTTAG